The following coding sequences are from one Microtus pennsylvanicus isolate mMicPen1 chromosome 1, mMicPen1.hap1, whole genome shotgun sequence window:
- the LOC142846444 gene encoding olfactory receptor 4C15-like has translation MPNQTIVTEFILLGLSQNPKVQKIIFVVCLFAYIATMGGNIMIAVTILCSPALLGSPMYFFLAFLSFLDACITSVIAPKMIADSLDDSKTISFEGCMTQIFAEHFFAAVEVIVLIVMAYDRYVAICKPLHYSSIMNWRHCSTLVGVAWAGGFLHSIIQIIFMLQLPFCGPNVIDHFMCDLFPLLELSCTDTYVYSLLVFANSGSICIIIFSMLLISYGVILFSLRNHNSEGRWKALSTCGCHIAVVISFFVPCIFIYARCTSASSFEKKVAVFDAIMTPLLNPMIYTFRNKEMKNAIKKMWKI, from the coding sequence ATGCCAAATCAGACTATTGTAACAGAGTTCATCCTCCTGGGACTTTCACAGAACCCAAAAGTTCAGAAAATAATATTTGTTGTATGTTTGTTTGCCTATATTGCAACCATGGGAGGCAACATAATGATTGCAGTAACCATCCTCTGCAGTCCTGCACTGCTTGGGTCACCTATGTACTTCTTCTTGGCATTTCTGTCCTTCTTGGATGCATGCATTACTTCAGTCATTGCACCAAAGATGATTGCTGACTCCCTCGATGACAGCAAAACCATCTCCTTTGAAGGCTGTATGACACAGATCTTTGCTGAACACTTCTTTGCTGCAGTAGAAGTGATTGTCCTCATagtgatggcctatgaccgctatgtagcCATTTGTAAGCCCTTACATTACTCTTCCATAATGAACTGGAGGCACTGTAGCACTCTGGTGGGGGTGGCATGGGCAGGGGGATTCTTGCATTCTATCATACAAATAATCTTCATGTTGCAGTTACCATTTTGTGGGCCTAATGTCATTGATCACTTCATGTGTGACTTGTTCCCATTACTGGAGTTGTCCTGCACTGACACTTATGTGTATTCCCTGCTAGTGTTTGCCAACAGTGGCTCTATCTGCATCATAATCTTTTCTATGTTGCTCATATCCTATGGTGTCATTTTGTTCTCTCTAAGAAATCACAATTCTGAAGGCCGATGGAAAGCTCTCTCCACTTGTGGATGCCATATTGCTGTTGTTATTTCATTCTTTGTtccatgcatatttatatatgcacGATGCACATCTGCATCTTCTTTCGAGAAAAAGGTGGCTGTATTTGATGCCATCATGACTCCATTGCTCAATCCTATGATTTACactttcagaaataaagaaatgaaaaatgccattaagaaaatgtggaaaatatGA